Proteins co-encoded in one Malus sylvestris chromosome 7, drMalSylv7.2, whole genome shotgun sequence genomic window:
- the LOC126627937 gene encoding uncharacterized protein LOC126627937 isoform X1 codes for MWTSISRYADFWPTRQQGSSFLTELKQKLLLLPIEAASAGTHYNVPLINSLVLYVGMLAIQQLQARTPHAQSTQTVPLIVYLVGAALDIFQTLIVDLDTEGRYLFLNAIANQLHYPNTHTHYFFFIVLYLFAESNQHEIMQEQITRVLLERLIVNQPRLWGLLIIFIELIMVPTLSTSQTSILFALRLLYQSTRWQTMQQGSSFLTELKHLPSEVAPAGTRYNVPLINSLVLYVGMQAIQQLQARMPQCAIYPNCSIDCPFGGCCSGYFSDSDIGPRY; via the exons ATGTGGACGAGTATCTCAAGATATGCTGACTTTTGGCCA ACAAGGCAACAAGGTTCTTCATTTCTGACTGAACTGAAGCAAAAGTTGCTCCTTTTACCAATCGAAGCTGCCTCGGCTGGTACTCATTACAATGTACCCCTGATCAACTCCCTTGTGCTTTATGTTGGGATGCTG GCTATCCAGCAGCTTCAGGCTAGAACGCCTCATGCGCAATCTACCCAAACTGTTCCATTGATTGTCTATTTGGTGGGTGCTGCTTTGGATATTTTTCAGACTCTGATAGTGGACCTAGATACTGAAGGGCGCTACCTTTTCCTAAATGCGATCGCGAACCAACTGCATTATCCAAACACCCATACCCATTACTTTTTCTTCATTGTTTTGTACTTGTTTGCTGAATCAAACCAG CATGAAATTATGCAGGAGCAAATCACAAGGGTATTGTTGGAGCGTCTGATTGTTAACCAGCCTCGTCTATGGGGTCTTCTGATTATCTTCATTGAGCTTATCATGGTCCCGACTCTTTCAACCTCTCAGACATCTATCCTCTTTGCGCTTCGCTTGCTCTATCAATCCACCCGCTGGCAG ACAATGCAACAGGGTTCTTCATTTCTGACTGAACTGAAGCATTTACCAAGCGAAGTTGCCCCAGCTGGTACTCGTTACAATGTACCCCTGATCAACTCCCTTGTGCTTTATGTTGGGATGCAG GCTATCCAGCAGCTTCAGGCTAGAATGCCCCAATGCGCAATCTACCCAAACTGTTCCATTGACTGTCCATTTGGTGGGTGCTGCTCTGGATATTTTTCAGACTCTGATATTGGACCTAGATACTGA
- the LOC126627937 gene encoding uncharacterized protein LOC126627937 isoform X2 — MKADVDEYLKTRQQGSSFLTELKQKLLLLPIEAASAGTHYNVPLINSLVLYVGMLAIQQLQARTPHAQSTQTVPLIVYLVGAALDIFQTLIVDLDTEGRYLFLNAIANQLHYPNTHTHYFFFIVLYLFAESNQHEIMQEQITRVLLERLIVNQPRLWGLLIIFIELIMVPTLSTSQTSILFALRLLYQSTRWQTMQQGSSFLTELKHLPSEVAPAGTRYNVPLINSLVLYVGMQAIQQLQARMPQCAIYPNCSIDCPFGGCCSGYFSDSDIGPRY; from the exons GTTCTTCATTTCTGACTGAACTGAAGCAAAAGTTGCTCCTTTTACCAATCGAAGCTGCCTCGGCTGGTACTCATTACAATGTACCCCTGATCAACTCCCTTGTGCTTTATGTTGGGATGCTG GCTATCCAGCAGCTTCAGGCTAGAACGCCTCATGCGCAATCTACCCAAACTGTTCCATTGATTGTCTATTTGGTGGGTGCTGCTTTGGATATTTTTCAGACTCTGATAGTGGACCTAGATACTGAAGGGCGCTACCTTTTCCTAAATGCGATCGCGAACCAACTGCATTATCCAAACACCCATACCCATTACTTTTTCTTCATTGTTTTGTACTTGTTTGCTGAATCAAACCAG CATGAAATTATGCAGGAGCAAATCACAAGGGTATTGTTGGAGCGTCTGATTGTTAACCAGCCTCGTCTATGGGGTCTTCTGATTATCTTCATTGAGCTTATCATGGTCCCGACTCTTTCAACCTCTCAGACATCTATCCTCTTTGCGCTTCGCTTGCTCTATCAATCCACCCGCTGGCAG ACAATGCAACAGGGTTCTTCATTTCTGACTGAACTGAAGCATTTACCAAGCGAAGTTGCCCCAGCTGGTACTCGTTACAATGTACCCCTGATCAACTCCCTTGTGCTTTATGTTGGGATGCAG GCTATCCAGCAGCTTCAGGCTAGAATGCCCCAATGCGCAATCTACCCAAACTGTTCCATTGACTGTCCATTTGGTGGGTGCTGCTCTGGATATTTTTCAGACTCTGATATTGGACCTAGATACTGA